One window of the Niallia circulans genome contains the following:
- a CDS encoding DinB family protein: MGKTDLLILNFKEVRRRSIKVWKAIPPQLLNWKPDEKALSCAEMIRHVVEGEYLYHQMLINKGSIESNSFHNPFDQKEFTTVEEELKFSQPYREEFLTYIESISNYELENGMIDRSDIGYIRTLEDMLLRIPYHESVHTGQLLGYMRTMGIERPQIWD, from the coding sequence ATGGGTAAAACAGATTTATTAATCTTAAATTTTAAAGAGGTACGTCGTAGAAGTATAAAAGTTTGGAAAGCAATACCTCCTCAGCTGCTAAATTGGAAGCCAGATGAAAAAGCCCTTTCTTGTGCAGAAATGATTAGACATGTTGTTGAAGGAGAGTATCTTTATCATCAAATGCTTATTAACAAAGGCAGTATCGAATCTAATTCTTTTCACAATCCGTTCGATCAAAAGGAATTCACAACCGTTGAGGAAGAATTAAAATTCTCCCAACCCTATCGTGAGGAATTTTTGACATATATTGAATCAATTAGTAATTACGAGCTGGAAAATGGAATGATTGACCGTTCAGATATTGGTTATATTAGAACACTTGAGGATATGCTCTTGCGTATTCCTTATCATGAATCGGTACATACAGGACAGTTATTGGGTTATATGAGGACAATGGGGATTGAACGACCGCAAATTTGGGATTAA
- a CDS encoding ArsR/SmtB family transcription factor — protein MAISPDFSYVAKLMADSSRAAMLEALLGLDGLPANELARKANVTLQTASSHLSKMVEGKLIRVEKHGRHRYYSLANTDVAKAIETLIVIAPPVGIRSLKDSSRAEKIKIARTCYDHLAGRLGVKLTEAFIVKGYMIEDQDNFSITEEGETFFRDFGIDLDTLRNKRRHFARKCLDWSERRYHLAGSLGHAVLLKLLELNWIEKLPDRAVKITIKGKEKLYSILGIEI, from the coding sequence ATGGCTATTAGCCCGGATTTTTCATATGTTGCAAAACTAATGGCTGATTCTTCAAGAGCGGCTATGTTGGAGGCCCTTCTTGGACTTGATGGACTTCCAGCAAATGAACTAGCAAGAAAGGCAAACGTTACCTTACAAACAGCAAGTAGCCATCTTTCTAAAATGGTTGAAGGAAAACTGATCCGTGTAGAAAAACATGGCAGACACCGTTATTATAGTCTGGCAAACACCGATGTTGCTAAAGCAATAGAGACATTGATCGTTATAGCTCCACCTGTGGGCATTCGTTCATTAAAAGATTCGTCACGAGCAGAAAAGATTAAAATCGCTCGAACTTGTTATGATCATTTGGCAGGGAGACTTGGTGTAAAGTTAACGGAAGCCTTTATTGTAAAAGGATATATGATCGAGGATCAGGATAATTTTAGTATAACGGAAGAGGGAGAAACGTTTTTTCGTGATTTTGGAATTGATCTTGACACTTTGAGAAATAAAAGAAGACATTTCGCTAGAAAGTGTCTGGACTGGAGCGAAAGGCGTTATCATCTAGCAGGCTCATTAGGTCATGCAGTTTTATTAAAGTTATTAGAACTTAATTGGATTGAAAAGCTGCCTGATCGAGCAGTGAAAATTACCATTAAAGGAAAAGAAAAATTATATAGCATCCTAGGTATCGAAATATAA
- a CDS encoding DUF1349 domain-containing protein: protein MLNFNWINESTIMEEDGRIKIYAPQETDFFCNNGAIGAEGITPQSLCNAPFYYTEVVGDFIMKVKVSHDFKDTYDSASIMVMKDMTYWAKACFELTDFDTHAVVSVVTKEESDDANGCNIDGNAVWLQVCRSGHSFAFHYSIDGENYYMMRFFSLPVDEIVKVGLLAQAPLGSGGMRIYENLSIEKKTVKNIRMGK, encoded by the coding sequence ATGTTAAATTTCAACTGGATTAACGAAAGCACTATCATGGAAGAAGACGGCAGAATAAAAATATACGCTCCACAAGAAACTGATTTTTTCTGTAACAATGGCGCAATTGGAGCAGAAGGTATCACGCCTCAATCATTGTGTAATGCTCCGTTTTATTATACAGAGGTGGTCGGAGATTTTATCATGAAAGTTAAAGTTTCTCATGATTTTAAGGACACTTATGATTCTGCTTCCATAATGGTGATGAAGGATATGACTTATTGGGCAAAGGCATGTTTTGAATTAACTGATTTTGATACCCATGCAGTTGTAAGCGTTGTAACGAAGGAAGAGTCAGATGATGCGAACGGTTGCAATATTGATGGTAATGCTGTATGGCTACAAGTTTGTAGAAGTGGACATTCTTTTGCATTCCATTATTCCATAGATGGGGAAAATTATTATATGATGAGATTTTTCAGCTTGCCTGTTGATGAGATTGTAAAGGTCGGACTATTAGCACAAGCTCCCTTAGGAAGTGGCGGAATGAGAATTTATGAAAACTTGAGCATTGAAAAGAAGACTGTAAAGAATATTCGTATGGGTAAATAG
- a CDS encoding C45 family autoproteolytic acyltransferase/hydolase, with the protein MINFEVDIIQIRDRSFHIGLKTAERILDRSIIKMWSEVFEQDIDYENMHSIYSTYAPHLLEELEGLAQGLGISSIRAASMFSGYQVPKIDAMGCTAILTDETYVRNYDFSPDLYDGIFSCIQAEDALTTAGYNLQILGRHDGVNEEGLVMGFHFVSYSGYTKGISPWAAIRMALDTCSSVDDASALLKEIPHSACYNFSVGDKKGNIAVIEATPEKVCIRKDEKLLSCVNHFQTSELQDKNRLAIDGSVKRNNYLQSFQGKKRTQQEMFSIFAKKSSPLFFRNYDQLFGTLHTFSYSFQESRILTSLAQGRDVLDFNFHNWTNGEDLVSKKMTGYIETIN; encoded by the coding sequence ATGATTAATTTTGAGGTGGATATAATTCAAATTAGGGATCGATCTTTTCATATTGGTTTAAAAACTGCTGAGAGAATATTGGATCGTTCTATTATTAAGATGTGGAGTGAGGTTTTCGAACAAGACATTGATTATGAAAACATGCATTCCATCTATTCCACTTATGCTCCACATCTTTTAGAAGAATTAGAAGGGTTGGCACAGGGGCTGGGGATTTCGTCTATCAGAGCTGCATCCATGTTCAGCGGTTATCAAGTTCCCAAGATAGATGCGATGGGATGCACGGCTATTCTTACAGATGAAACATATGTTCGCAACTACGATTTTTCCCCTGATCTATACGATGGTATTTTTAGTTGTATCCAAGCGGAGGATGCGCTGACCACCGCAGGATATAATTTGCAAATTTTAGGGAGACATGATGGAGTAAATGAGGAAGGGCTAGTAATGGGGTTTCATTTTGTAAGTTATAGTGGCTATACAAAGGGTATTTCCCCATGGGCTGCAATACGGATGGCCTTGGATACTTGTTCTTCGGTCGATGATGCATCTGCTCTGCTAAAAGAAATCCCTCATTCAGCCTGCTATAATTTTTCGGTGGGAGATAAAAAAGGAAACATCGCGGTGATAGAAGCTACTCCAGAAAAAGTGTGCATTAGAAAGGATGAGAAGCTCTTATCATGTGTTAATCATTTTCAAACTTCGGAACTCCAAGATAAAAACAGATTAGCCATTGATGGTTCCGTCAAAAGAAATAATTATTTACAATCATTTCAAGGGAAGAAACGGACACAGCAAGAGATGTTTAGCATTTTTGCAAAGAAAAGTTCTCCTTTATTTTTTCGGAATTATGACCAACTATTCGGAACACTACACACATTTTCCTACTCTTTCCAAGAATCAAGAATTCTTACTTCTCTAGCGCAAGGAAGGGACGTTCTCGATTTTAATTTTCATAATTGGACAAATGGAGAAGATCTTGTCAGCAAAAAGATGACAGGTTATATCGAGACCATTAATTAG
- the ppsA gene encoding phosphoenolpyruvate synthase, which translates to MSSLVLDLKEVGKTEYMLVGGKGVNLGELSKIHGIQVPDGFCVTTAGYQKSIEHNETFQTLVENLICLKIENQKQISEISKKIRQIIMATDIPSDVVSEVVTYLARFGEKHAYAVRSSATAEDLPHASFAGQQDTYLNIIGKEAILEHIKKCWASLFTDRAVIYRMQNSFDHQQVYLSVIIQRMVFPQASGILFTADPLTSNRKTLSIDASFGLGEALVSGLVSADNYKIQENEIVHKKIAAKKLAVTAVNDGGTKTQAVNLEQQKTQSLTDKQILQLARIGRKIEDYFGCPQDIEWCLVDDKFYMVQSRPITTLFPIPEANDQENHVYISVGHQQMMTDAIKPLGLSFFLLTTNAPMRKAGGRLFVDVTQQLASPASRNVLLNGMGQHDPLLKDALMTILEREDFIERLPDNDQAPSQRRGSTARQAQLENNNPSIVADFIKRSQISIEELKHNIKTKSGSALFDFILEDIQELKRILFDPQSTAVFMAAMNAATWLNEKMNEWLGEKNAADTISQSVSNNITSEMGLALLDVADVIRPFPKVIDYLQSVKDDNFLNEMLKLHGGQKASDAIRAFLNKYGMRCAGEIDITRPRWSEKPLTLIPMILGNIKNFEPHASQQLFEQGLHEAMQKEKELLERLKQLPDGEQKANETKQMIDLIRNFIGYREYPKFGMISRYFIYKLAILNEATQLVQAGVIHEKEDIFYLTFEELHNVVRTNKLDYQIISKRKEDYNIYEKLSPPRVITSDGEIIEGKYKRENLPEEAIAGLPVSSGIMEGRARVILNLEDAALEDGDILVTTFTDPSWTPLFVSIKGLITEVGGLMTHGAVIAREYGLPAVVGVENATKLIKDGQRIRVNGTEGYVEIL; encoded by the coding sequence ATGAGTTCTTTGGTCCTCGATCTGAAAGAAGTTGGAAAAACAGAATATATGCTCGTTGGTGGAAAGGGAGTTAATTTAGGAGAATTATCAAAAATTCATGGAATACAAGTACCAGATGGATTTTGTGTTACAACAGCAGGCTATCAAAAAAGCATCGAACATAACGAAACATTTCAAACATTAGTAGAAAATCTTATATGCTTAAAAATAGAAAATCAAAAGCAAATAAGTGAGATTTCTAAGAAAATTCGGCAAATCATCATGGCAACGGATATTCCCTCCGATGTTGTTAGTGAAGTTGTCACCTATCTCGCCCGTTTTGGCGAGAAACATGCATATGCAGTACGTTCTAGTGCAACTGCTGAGGATTTGCCGCATGCTTCTTTTGCCGGCCAGCAAGACACTTATTTAAATATCATCGGCAAAGAAGCCATCTTGGAGCATATCAAGAAATGTTGGGCTTCTCTATTTACAGATCGCGCTGTAATCTACCGAATGCAAAATAGCTTCGACCATCAGCAAGTTTATTTATCTGTCATTATTCAAAGGATGGTTTTTCCACAGGCTTCTGGGATTTTATTTACAGCTGATCCCCTTACCTCCAACCGAAAAACACTATCGATTGATGCCAGTTTTGGACTTGGAGAAGCGCTAGTCTCTGGCTTGGTATCAGCCGATAATTATAAGATTCAAGAAAATGAAATTGTCCATAAAAAGATCGCTGCCAAAAAGTTGGCTGTAACTGCTGTTAATGACGGCGGAACAAAGACGCAAGCCGTTAACCTTGAACAACAAAAAACACAATCACTGACTGATAAGCAAATCTTGCAACTGGCACGCATCGGAAGAAAGATTGAAGATTATTTTGGCTGTCCTCAAGATATTGAGTGGTGTTTAGTTGATGATAAATTTTATATGGTTCAGAGTCGTCCCATTACCACGCTTTTCCCAATTCCGGAGGCGAATGATCAAGAAAACCATGTCTATATCTCTGTCGGTCATCAGCAAATGATGACTGATGCAATTAAACCACTGGGATTGTCTTTTTTTCTGTTAACGACAAACGCACCTATGCGTAAAGCGGGTGGAAGGTTGTTTGTTGATGTCACCCAGCAGCTTGCTTCACCTGCTAGCAGAAACGTGTTATTAAATGGCATGGGACAGCACGATCCACTCCTAAAAGACGCACTCATGACCATCTTGGAGCGGGAAGATTTTATAGAGCGATTACCTGATAATGATCAAGCTCCGAGTCAGAGAAGAGGCAGTACGGCTAGGCAGGCACAATTAGAAAATAATAATCCATCCATCGTTGCTGATTTCATAAAGCGTAGCCAAATATCCATTGAAGAGTTAAAACATAACATTAAAACTAAATCAGGATCAGCGTTATTTGATTTTATTCTGGAAGATATTCAGGAATTAAAGAGGATATTATTTGATCCGCAAAGCACTGCTGTATTTATGGCTGCTATGAATGCAGCAACATGGCTCAATGAGAAGATGAACGAATGGCTGGGAGAAAAAAACGCGGCGGACACCATTTCCCAATCTGTCTCGAATAATATTACTTCAGAAATGGGTTTAGCTCTCTTGGATGTCGCAGATGTGATTCGACCTTTTCCAAAAGTAATTGATTATTTGCAAAGTGTAAAAGATGATAACTTTTTGAATGAAATGCTCAAGTTACATGGTGGTCAGAAAGCAAGCGATGCCATAAGGGCATTTCTCAACAAATACGGAATGCGATGTGCTGGAGAAATTGATATTACGAGACCACGTTGGAGTGAAAAACCACTTACACTTATTCCCATGATTCTTGGTAATATCAAAAACTTTGAACCCCATGCTAGTCAGCAGTTATTTGAACAAGGGCTTCATGAAGCTATGCAAAAAGAAAAAGAGTTATTGGAGCGTTTAAAACAATTACCGGATGGTGAACAAAAAGCAAACGAAACAAAACAGATGATTGACCTAATCCGAAATTTCATCGGTTATCGTGAATATCCGAAATTCGGTATGATCAGCCGTTACTTCATTTACAAGCTGGCCATATTGAATGAAGCTACCCAGCTCGTGCAAGCGGGAGTTATTCATGAAAAAGAAGATATATTCTATCTCACATTCGAAGAACTCCACAATGTAGTACGCACAAATAAGCTGGATTATCAAATTATCAGCAAGAGAAAAGAAGATTACAACATATATGAAAAGCTGTCTCCCCCACGTGTGATAACATCTGATGGCGAAATCATTGAAGGTAAGTATAAACGTGAAAATCTGCCAGAAGAAGCAATTGCAGGTCTACCTGTTTCTTCAGGAATTATGGAGGGCCGCGCTCGCGTTATCTTAAACTTGGAAGACGCAGCTTTAGAAGATGGAGATATACTAGTCACCACCTTTACTGATCCTAGCTGGACACCATTGTTTGTATCAATAAAGGGTCTCATCACCGAAGTTGGTGGACTTATGACGCATGGAGCCGTTATTGCACGGGAGTACGGATTACCAGCTGTGGTTGGAGTAGAAAATGCCACGAAACTAATAAAAGACGGACAAAGGATCAGGGTGAATGGGACAGAAGGATATGTAGAAATACTATAA
- a CDS encoding aspartate/glutamate racemase family protein: MLSNKFCRIGILAGMGPRSTAPFIESVLDECERQYGAKNDIDFPHMIIYSLPTPFHPKEPIIKEDMVKTLQIGIQSLTEANCDFIAVPCNVVHQFYEDMTKMTNVPILNIIQETINAIGVQSSKVGLIGTRSTVENQLYQPYLHNNNKDIYWTERIQSQVDQLIYDVKQNREMEELIQQWKNIEMDLAENGVTDVVCVCTDLYFCGSYTSLNFFDSSKILAKSLVERYLAFK; the protein is encoded by the coding sequence ATGCTAAGCAATAAATTTTGTAGAATCGGTATTTTGGCGGGGATGGGTCCACGTTCGACTGCTCCATTTATTGAGTCGGTTTTAGATGAATGCGAACGACAATATGGTGCAAAAAATGACATTGATTTTCCCCATATGATTATTTATTCATTACCTACACCCTTTCATCCAAAAGAACCTATTATTAAAGAAGATATGGTGAAAACTTTACAAATAGGAATACAATCTTTAACAGAAGCTAATTGCGATTTTATTGCTGTTCCTTGTAATGTAGTCCATCAATTTTATGAAGATATGACAAAGATGACCAATGTACCTATTCTTAATATTATCCAAGAAACAATAAACGCTATTGGTGTCCAAAGTTCAAAAGTTGGTTTAATTGGTACCAGAAGTACAGTAGAAAATCAGCTATACCAGCCTTACCTACACAATAATAATAAAGATATTTATTGGACAGAACGTATTCAAAGCCAGGTTGATCAATTAATTTATGATGTTAAACAGAATCGCGAAATGGAAGAGCTTATTCAACAATGGAAAAATATAGAAATGGATCTTGCGGAAAATGGTGTAACAGATGTAGTTTGTGTATGTACTGATCTATATTTTTGTGGATCTTATACTTCTTTAAATTTCTTCGATTCATCAAAAATTCTTGCTAAAAGTTTAGTAGAAAGATATTTAGCCTTTAAATAG
- a CDS encoding glutamate decarboxylase: MPHHRKAELQNDTYEEKEMISDNSQSLPRHMQMELPHELSVNPLFAREGESDVPRFHMADKGMLPETAYQIVHDEIALDGNARLNLATFVSTWMEPAAEHLYTKSFDKNMIDKDEYPQTAEIEERCVRILANLWHSPNPLTTMGVSTTGSSEACMLAGLALKRRWQNIRKSKGKSVERPNIVFSSAVQVVWEKFANYWEVEPRYVKVNPDHPLLDPQGVLAAVDENTIGVVPILGETYRGLYEPVAAIAKALDDLQKRTGIDIPIHVDAASGGFIAPFLQPDLVWDFQLPRVKSINVSGHKYGLVYPGLGWIIWREAADLPEDLIFRVSYLGGNMPTFALNFSRPGAQVLLQYYNYLRLGKSGYYEVQRASQKVALFLSEAIQKMGPFELLSDGSDIPVFAWRLKDGYTLNWNLYDLSRQLRVFGWQVPAYPLPPDMEEVTIMRIVVRNGFSMDLAHLFMMNLKQAVAFLDSLDGPMPHDSKSNNGFHH, from the coding sequence ATGCCACACCATCGAAAAGCAGAACTTCAAAATGATACATACGAAGAAAAAGAGATGATTTCAGATAATTCACAAAGTCTACCTCGTCACATGCAAATGGAGCTGCCGCATGAATTATCGGTAAATCCTCTATTTGCCCGTGAAGGGGAATCGGACGTTCCGCGTTTCCACATGGCTGATAAAGGCATGTTACCAGAAACAGCCTATCAAATCGTCCATGATGAAATTGCACTTGATGGCAATGCTCGCTTAAATCTTGCCACATTTGTTAGCACATGGATGGAACCAGCTGCAGAGCACTTATATACTAAATCATTCGATAAGAATATGATTGACAAAGATGAATATCCACAGACAGCCGAAATTGAGGAGCGATGTGTCCGCATTTTAGCCAACCTCTGGCATTCGCCCAACCCACTTACGACGATGGGTGTTTCTACAACTGGTTCATCGGAAGCCTGTATGCTCGCAGGGCTTGCGTTAAAGAGACGCTGGCAGAACATACGCAAAAGCAAAGGGAAATCGGTGGAGCGTCCCAATATTGTATTTAGTTCTGCTGTTCAAGTTGTTTGGGAAAAATTCGCGAACTATTGGGAGGTTGAACCACGTTATGTGAAGGTTAACCCTGATCATCCCTTATTAGATCCTCAAGGGGTCCTCGCCGCAGTGGATGAAAATACAATTGGTGTGGTTCCAATCCTCGGTGAGACCTATAGAGGGCTTTACGAACCGGTTGCTGCTATTGCAAAAGCGTTGGATGATTTACAAAAAAGAACGGGTATTGACATTCCCATTCATGTAGATGCGGCTTCTGGAGGATTTATAGCGCCGTTTCTTCAACCAGATTTAGTTTGGGATTTTCAATTGCCAAGAGTGAAATCAATCAATGTATCTGGACATAAATATGGGTTAGTATACCCTGGGCTTGGCTGGATAATTTGGCGGGAAGCTGCAGATCTCCCTGAGGATCTCATCTTTCGTGTCTCTTATTTAGGTGGGAACATGCCGACTTTCGCCTTAAATTTCTCTCGTCCTGGCGCACAGGTGCTCCTTCAATATTATAATTACCTGCGTTTAGGGAAAAGTGGCTACTATGAAGTTCAAAGGGCTTCTCAGAAAGTCGCTCTTTTTCTAAGTGAGGCTATTCAAAAGATGGGACCGTTCGAACTTTTATCTGATGGTTCGGATATTCCAGTTTTTGCTTGGCGACTCAAAGATGGTTATACATTGAACTGGAATCTTTATGATTTATCCCGACAATTACGCGTGTTCGGCTGGCAAGTACCCGCCTATCCATTGCCTCCAGATATGGAAGAAGTGACGATAATGCGCATTGTGGTTCGCAATGGATTTTCCATGGATCTCGCGCATTTGTTTATGATGAATCTCAAACAAGCTGTTGCTTTTTTAGATTCTCTAGACGGACCCATGCCACATGATTCAAAGTCTAATAATGGGTTTCATCACTAA
- a CDS encoding SDR family NAD(P)-dependent oxidoreductase, with the protein MLENRKVIITGAASGIGKESVRKCLNEGASVIACDINKHSLHSLKQSMGDCYDLHTYHLDISNYEEVHKFFVYIDKEHSDIDGLVNNAGIYLAKNILDYQVNEIDRVLDVNVKGFIYFSQMFGKKLMESKSNGVIVNMSSVSGMEGSSDAIYGLSKAAIIGLTKSCAMNFSPYIRVNAVAPTMVDTSMMDTIPNWRKDAYLSHQLIDKPVLPEDVANTVVFLLSDKAKHYTGATFDINNGGYLR; encoded by the coding sequence ATGCTCGAAAATAGAAAAGTTATAATAACAGGTGCAGCCTCTGGGATTGGAAAGGAAAGCGTCAGAAAATGTTTAAATGAAGGTGCTTCCGTCATTGCTTGCGATATTAATAAACACTCCTTGCATAGCTTGAAACAGTCAATGGGTGACTGCTATGATCTACATACGTATCATTTGGATATAAGTAACTATGAAGAGGTTCATAAATTTTTTGTATATATTGATAAAGAGCATTCTGATATAGATGGTTTGGTCAATAATGCAGGAATTTATTTAGCTAAAAATATCTTGGATTATCAAGTAAATGAAATTGATAGAGTTTTAGATGTAAATGTAAAGGGATTTATTTATTTTTCGCAAATGTTTGGTAAGAAATTGATGGAAAGCAAGTCAAATGGAGTAATCGTAAATATGTCTTCCGTGTCAGGCATGGAAGGCAGTTCAGATGCAATTTACGGGCTCTCCAAAGCTGCCATAATAGGGTTAACTAAAAGCTGTGCCATGAATTTCTCACCGTATATTCGAGTTAATGCCGTTGCACCCACGATGGTAGATACATCTATGATGGATACAATACCGAATTGGAGAAAAGATGCATATCTAAGCCACCAGCTTATTGATAAGCCTGTCTTACCGGAAGATGTGGCTAATACGGTTGTTTTTTTATTATCAGATAAAGCTAAACATTATACTGGTGCCACATTTGATATTAATAATGGAGGATATTTAAGATAA
- a CDS encoding DUF1349 domain-containing protein, whose product MKHKNWILYEDFADKSLNENLEWRCEPKKWFIDTKSSQLVLETDQETDYWQKTHYGFEVDNGHFLFTKTNKNFRMTTRVKAIPKSKYDQAGLMIRFSEEVWVKTSLEYIPDGLSKLGAVVTNKGYSDWSTQYVDCEEVQIYYRISKIGQNCYVDFSWDGEVWNQIRIAHLDVAENSTILAGVYACSPQGREQEVRFDFITIEELNNDPATAYL is encoded by the coding sequence TTGAAGCATAAAAATTGGATATTATATGAGGATTTTGCAGATAAGAGTTTAAATGAAAATCTGGAGTGGCGTTGTGAACCAAAGAAATGGTTTATAGACACGAAATCTTCCCAACTTGTTTTAGAAACAGATCAAGAAACCGATTATTGGCAAAAAACTCACTACGGTTTTGAAGTAGATAATGGCCATTTTCTCTTTACCAAAACTAACAAGAATTTCAGAATGACAACAAGAGTTAAAGCTATTCCAAAATCTAAATATGACCAAGCTGGACTGATGATTCGATTTTCGGAAGAGGTATGGGTGAAAACTTCTCTAGAGTACATTCCAGATGGGTTAAGCAAGCTGGGTGCAGTTGTCACTAATAAGGGCTATTCCGATTGGTCTACTCAATATGTAGACTGTGAAGAAGTTCAAATATATTACCGTATATCCAAAATTGGACAAAATTGTTATGTGGATTTTTCATGGGACGGGGAAGTATGGAACCAAATTAGAATTGCCCACTTAGATGTGGCAGAAAATTCAACTATTTTAGCAGGAGTCTATGCTTGCAGTCCTCAAGGAAGAGAACAAGAAGTTCGTTTTGATTTTATAACAATTGAAGAGCTAAATAATGACCCAGCAACGGCATATTTGTAA